In Helianthus annuus cultivar XRQ/B chromosome 3, HanXRQr2.0-SUNRISE, whole genome shotgun sequence, a single window of DNA contains:
- the LOC118490563 gene encoding uncharacterized protein LOC118490563, whose amino-acid sequence MQPQGSYMSLLMNVNNLQTASQNSFELHDFNLEINPNPLPEPEPAPEFEPEPKPEPAFSDPDVCLALERIKLKPPRIQELVDQLQIGIGKNHYIRVDSPDGMYPQPIYENILYSDLLNMLLEGWLDVTILHWVAM is encoded by the exons ATGCAACCTCAAGGCAGTTATATGAGTTTG tTAATGAATGTGAACAACCTACAAACTGCTTCACAAAATTCATTTGAGTTGCATGATTTCAATCTTGAGATAAATCCTAATCCCCTCCCCGAGCCGGAGCCGGCTCCCGAATTCGAGCCTGAACCCAAGCCCGAGCCTGCATTTAGTGATCCTGATGTATGTCTGGCCTTGGAAAGGATAAAGCTTAAGCCTCCACGAATTCAAGAATTAGTTGATCAATTACAAATTGGCATTGGTAAGAACCATTACATTCGGGTCGATTCACCTGACGGGATGTATCCCCAGCCGATTTATGAGAACATATTGTATTCCGATTTGTTAAACATGCTCTTGGAGGGTTGGCTTGATGTCACAATATTACATTGGGTTGCCATGTaa
- the LOC110930641 gene encoding vesicle-associated protein 1-1: MSTGELITVDQLDLKFHFELNKQINSSLKLTNNTDDHVGYKVKTTNPKKYCVRPNTGVVLPRSTCEIIVTMQAQKEAPPDMQCRDKFLLQSVIAKAGATPKDITPEMFTKDSGNKVEECKLRVVYLPPIPSTSSVVQGAEEVFTPKGSGGSRMHVDSLDKSSEVRSLISKLTDEKNAAIEQSNRIRQELELLRRGSNKSQGGGAPLMFVIIIGFIGLILGYIMKK; this comes from the exons ATGAGTACGGGCGAACTCATCACCGTCGATCAATTAGACCTCAAATTCCATT TTGAGTTGAACAAACAGATCAATTCATCGCTCAAGTTAACGAATAATACTGATGATCATGTGGGTTACAAG GTGAAAACGACGAATCCGAAGAAGTATTGTGTTCGTCCTAATACTGGAGTTGTTTTGCCCAGATCAACATGTGAAATTATAG TAACAATGCAAGCTCAGAAGGAGGCGCCTCCTGACATGCAATGTAGGgacaagtttcttcttcagagtGTAATTGCAAAGGCGGGAGCAACTCCAAAAGACATCACCCCTGAAATG TTTACCAAGGATTCAGGGAATAAAGTGGAAGAGTGCAAGTTAAGAGTGGTATATCTTCCTCCAATCCCGTCAACTTCATCCGTTGTTCAAGGAGCAGAGGAAGTGTTTACACCTAAAGGATCAGGG GGTTCAAGAATGCATGTGGATTCTCTTGACAAATCCTCAGAG GTGAGATCTCTCATTTCAAAGTTGACTGATGAGAAGAATGCTGCTATTGAACAAAGTAACCGAATTCGACAAGAACTG GAACTCTTGAGGCGCGGAAGCAACAAAAGCCAAGGAGGCGGTGCGCCTTTGATGTTTGTCATCATCATTGGCTTCATTGGATTGATTCTCGGGTACATCATGAAGAAATAA
- the LOC110930642 gene encoding small heat shock protein, chloroplastic: MATSTILKRSTTAAAANLFNKLLLPIRSLSATPSVHRSFNTNASQVSAYEDFNRSVDDNRRPDSSVSRRRDNDFFSDIFDPISPTRSLSQIFNMMDRFMENPFMTSSPGGGLGLAGRRGWDAKETDESLSLRFDMPGLDKENVKISVEQNTLIIKAEEEKETENDEEPPRRYSSRIDLPVDAYKLDEIKAEMKNGVLKIMVPKVKAEERKNVWQVEVN; the protein is encoded by the exons ATGGCTACCTCCACCATTCTCAAGAGAAGCACCACTGCAGCAGCAGCAAACCTCTTCAACAAGCTTCTTCTTCCTATTCGCTCCCTTTCTGCTACACCTTCCGTTCATCGGAGCTTCAATACGAACGCATCTCAGGTCTCTGCTTATGAAGATTTCAATCGCAGCGTCGATGACAATCGCCGTCCTGATTCTTCCGTTTCTCGCCGCCGTGACAATGATTTCTTCTCAG ACATATTTGATCCGATTTCTCCAACGAGAAGCTTGAGCCAGATCTTCAACATGATGGATCGATTCATGGAGAATCCGTTCATGACATCATCTCCAGGTGGAGGATTAGGATTAGCAGGAAGGCGAGGATGGGACGCAAAGGAAACAGACGAGAGTCTGAGTCTGCGATTCGACATGCCAGGTTTGGACAAAGAGAATGTGAAGATCTCTGTGGAGCAGAACACGCTGATCATCAAAGCGGAGGAAGAGAAAGAAACCGAGAACGATGAAGAACCGCCTCGTAGATACTCCAGCAGAATTGATCTGCCTGTTGATGCGTATAAACTCGATGAGATCAAAGCAGAGATGAAGAACGGTGTGCTGAAAATTATGGTTCCTAAGGTGAAGGCAGAGGAAAGGAAGAATGTGTGGCAGGTTGAAGTGAACTGA